The Candidatus Methylomirabilota bacterium genome contains the following window.
GACCGGAATGAGATAGATCACCGCGCACGAGAGCTCGATCACCGCCAAGGGCAGCCGCATCGCCTCAGGCAATCCCAGGCTCGCCATCCCTTGCGTCACCTCGGCGCCGCCCTTCACCTTCAGCAAGGCGCTGAACACGAAGACCAGCGCAACCAGGATCGAAATAACCCGCCCGATCCACACCACCGTTCCGCTCGCCGCCACTCTGTACCTCCTCCAGAAGTGATCGATCCTCCAGATCCCCCTTTCGTGTTACCCGCCGGCCATGGCCCCCACGATCAGCAAAGGCTCACCCCCCGTCGCCACCGCCTCGGGCAGCGGAGCGTCCGGCGACTCGTTGGAGAAATCCTGCTCGCAGGCGAAGAAGCGCACGAAGGCCCGCCGCTGCTGCGTCATCTGATCCCGGATGGTCCCGCGCAGCATCGGATAGGCGGCCTCGAGCGCGTCCAGCACCGAGCGCTGCGTCACCAGCCCCTCGACCCCCAGCTTGACCTCGCCGTCGACGCGGGCGAGCGTGCGGAGATGGGCGGGCAGCACCACGCGGATGATCATGGCAGCGTCTGGGCCTCGACGGAGACCACGGAGGGCAGATCGCGCACGATCGCCGTCCAGCTATCCCCGCCATCCGCCGAGCCGTACACCTGCCCGCCCGTCGTCCCGAAGTACACCCCGCACGGATCCAGCGTGTCCACGCTCATCGCATCGCGCAGCACGTTGACGTAGCAGTCGCGCTGCGGCAGGCCCTTCGTGAGGGCCTCCCACTCGTGGCCGCCCGTGCGGCTGCGGTACACGCGCAGCTTGGCGTCGGGCACGTAGTGCTCCGAGTCGCTCTTGATCGGCACCACGTAGATGGTCTCCGGCTCGTGCGCGTGCACGTCGATGGGGAAGCCGAAGTCGGTCGGCAAGTTGCCGCTGACCTCCCGCCACGACTCCCCGGCGTCGTCACTGCGCATGACGTCCCAGTGCTTCTGCATGAACAGCACGCCCGGCCTCGATGGGTGCATCGCGATGCGGTGCACGCAGTGGCCCACTTCGGCATTCGGGTCGGGGATGCCCTCGGACTTGAGCCCGCGGTTCATCGGCCGCCACGTCTTGCCCGTATCATCAGAGCGAAACACGCCCGCCGCCGAGATGGCGATGAAGATCCGTCCAGGATGGCTCGGATCCAGCAGGATCGTGTGCAGGCACATGCCCCCCGCCCCCGGCTGCCAGGCCGGCGCCGACTTGTGCGTGCGCAGCCCGGCCAGCTCCTGCCAGCTCTGCCCGCCGTCGCTCGAGCGGTACAAGGCCGCGTCCTGGATCCCCGCGTAGACCGTGTCCGGATCGTTCAGCGAGGGCTCGAGATGCCAGACCCGCACGAACTCGAAGGGCCGCGGCGTGCCGTCGTACCACAGATGCGTGCCGGGTTCCCCCTCGTACACGAACTTGTTTCCCACCGGCTCCCACGTCTTGCCCCCGTCGTGGGAGCGCTGGATCAGCTGCCCGTGCCAGCTCGTGTGCTGCGCGGCATACAGGCGATTCGGATCAGCCGGCGAGCCCTTGAGGTGATAGAGCTCCCAGCCCCCGAAGTGAGGGCCGCTCACCTCCCACCGCTCACGCTTGCCATCCGCCGTCAGGACGAA
Protein-coding sequences here:
- a CDS encoding MoaD/ThiS family protein, which codes for MIRVVLPAHLRTLARVDGEVKLGVEGLVTQRSVLDALEAAYPMLRGTIRDQMTQQRRAFVRFFACEQDFSNESPDAPLPEAVATGGEPLLIVGAMAGG
- a CDS encoding DoxX family protein encodes the protein MAASGTVVWIGRVISILVALVFVFSALLKVKGGAEVTQGMASLGLPEAMRLPLAVIELSCAVIYLIPVTSVLGAILLTGFIGGTICTHWRIGDPIYMQIILGILVWLGLYLREERLKALIPLRQR
- a CDS encoding sialidase family protein, translating into MSGVRLLVGTRKGAFVLTADGKRERWEVSGPHFGGWELYHLKGSPADPNRLYAAQHTSWHGQLIQRSHDGGKTWEPVGNKFVYEGEPGTHLWYDGTPRPFEFVRVWHLEPSLNDPDTVYAGIQDAALYRSSDGGQSWQELAGLRTHKSAPAWQPGAGGMCLHTILLDPSHPGRIFIAISAAGVFRSDDTGKTWRPMNRGLKSEGIPDPNAEVGHCVHRIAMHPSRPGVLFMQKHWDVMRSDDAGESWREVSGNLPTDFGFPIDVHAHEPETIYVVPIKSDSEHYVPDAKLRVYRSRTGGHEWEALTKGLPQRDCYVNVLRDAMSVDTLDPCGVYFGTTGGQVYGSADGGDSWTAIVRDLPSVVSVEAQTLP